In a single window of the Salvelinus alpinus chromosome 15, SLU_Salpinus.1, whole genome shotgun sequence genome:
- the cnot1 gene encoding CCR4-NOT transcription complex subunit 1 isoform X17, translated as MNLDSLSLALSQISYLVDNLTKKNYRASQQEIQHIVNRHGPEADRHLLRCLFSHVDFSGDGKSSGKDFHQFLIQECVSLISKPNFISTLCYAIDNPLHYQKSLKPLAHLFTQLSKVLKLSKVQEVIFGLALLNSCNADLRGFAAQFVKQKLPDLLRSYVDADLGVNQEGGFQDIAIEVLHLLLSHLLFGQKGASGVGQEQIDAFLKTLCRDFPQARCPVVLAPLLYPEKRDILMDRILPDSGELAKTMMESSLAEFMQEVGYGFCASLDECRNIILQYGVREVTASQVARVLGMMARTHSGLSDGIPLQSISAPGSGIWSDGKDKSDGSQAHTWNVEVLIDVVKEVNPNLNFKEVTYELDHPGFMIRDSKGLQMVVYGIQRGLGMEVFPVDLIYRPWKHAEGQLSFIQHSLMSPDVFCFADYPCHTVAIDILKAPPEDDNREIATWKSLDLVESLLRLSEVGQYEQVKQLFSFPIKHCPDMLVLALLQISTSWHTLRHELISTLMPIFLGNHPNSAIILHYAWHGQGQSPSIRQLIMHSMAEWYMRGEQYDQAKLSRILDVAQDLKSLSMLLNGTPFAFVIDLAALASRREYLKLDKWLTDKIREHGEPFIQACVTFLKRRCPSIMGGLAPEKDQPKSAQLPPETMATMLGCLQSCAGSVSQELSETILTMVANCSNVMNKARQPPPGVMPKGRAPSTSSLDAISPVQMDPLTAMGSLNLSSSATSHTQSMQGFPTPLGSAFSNPQSPAKAFPPLSNPNPSTPFGGIGSLSSQLGPLGSGIGSGLGMPAVSSDPFGTRKMSTPGLNPTTFQQSKMKASDLSQVWPEANQHFSKEIDDEANSYFQRIYNHPPHPTMSVDEVLEMLQRFKDSTIKREREVFNCMLRNLFEEYRFFPQYPDKELHITACLFGGIIEKGLVTYMALGLALRYVLEALRKPFGSKMYYFGIAALDRFKNRLKDYPQYCQHLASIGHFLQFPLTLQECVQYIEYGQQSRDPPVKMQGSITTPGSLALAQAQAQSQPPKAPQSGQPSTLVTTATATTTVAKTTTITRPTPGSFKKDVPPSINTTNIDTLLVATDQTERIVEPPENVQEKIAFIFNNLSQSNMTQKVEELKETVKEEFMPWVSQYLVMKRVSIEPNFHSLYSNFLDTLKNPEFVKMVLNETYRNIKVLLTSDKAAANFSDRSLLKNLGHWLGMITLAKNKPILYTDLEVKSLLLEAYVKGQQELLYVVPFVAKVLESSLRSVIFRPQNPWTMAIMNVLAELHTEHDLKLNLKFEIEVLCKNLSLDINDLKPGTLLKDKDKLKSLEEQLSAPKKEAKPPEEMIPIVSTGDFLPFAAAPSTPAPTTACSATGPPTPQFSYHDINVYALAGLAPHINININIPLLQAHPQLKQCVRQSIERAVQELVHPVVDRSIKIAMTTCEQIVRKDFALDSEESRMRVAAHHMMRNLTAGMAMITCREPLLMSIATNLKNSFAAALRAPTPQQREMMEEAAARVAQDNCELACCFIQKTAVEKAGPEMDKRLATEFELRKHARQEGRRYCDPVVLTYQAERMPEQIRLKVGGVDPKQLAVYEEFARNVPGFLPSNDLSQPTGFLAQPMKQQAWATDDVAQIYDKCMADLEQHLHAIPPALAMNPQTQALRSLLEAVALARNSRDGIAALGLLQKAVEGLLDATSGADADLLLRYRECHLLVLKALQDGRAYGPLWCNKQITRCLIECRDEYKYNVEAVELLIRNHLVNMQQYDLHLAQSMENGLHYMAVAFAMQLVKLLLVDERSVSHITEADLFHTIETLMRTSAHSRANAPEGLPQLMDVVRSNYEAMIDRAHGGPNFMMHSGISQASEYDDPPGLREKAEYLLREWVNLYHSAAAGRDSTKAFSAFVGQMHQQGILKTDDLITRFFRLCTEMCVEISYRAQAEQQHNPAASAAIIRAKCYHNLDAFVRLIALLVKHSGEATNTVTKINLLNKVLGIVVGVLIQDHDVRQTEFQQLPYHRIFIMLLLELNAPEHVLETINFQTLTAFCNTFHILRPTKAPGFVYAWLELISHRIFIARMLAHTPQQKGWPMYAQLLIDLFKYLAPFLRNVELNKPMQILYKGTLRVLLVLLHDFPEFLCDYHYGFCDVIPPNCIQLRNLILSAFPRNMRLPDPFTPNLKVDMLSEINIAPRILTNFTGVMPSQFKKDLDSYLKTRSPVTFLSELRSNLQVSNEPGNRYNIQLINALVLYVGTQAIAHIHNKGSTPSMSTITHSAHMDIFQNLAVDLDTEGRYLFLNAIANQLRYPNSHTHYFSCTMLYLFAEANTEAIQEQITRVLLERLIVNRPHPWGLLITFIELIKNPAFKFWSHDFVHCAPEIEKLFQSVAQCCMGQKQAQQVMEGTGAS; from the exons ATGAATCTTGACTCGCTCTCGCTGGCTTTGTCTCAAATCAGCTACCTGGTGGACAATTTAACAAAGAAAAACTACAGAGCCAGCCAGCAGGAAATACAGCAT ATTGTGAATCGTCACGGCCCTGAGGCGGACAGGCATTTATTACGCTGTCTCTTCTCCCATGTGGATTTCAGTGGTGATGGTAAAAGCAGTGGCAAAGATTTTCATCAG TTTCTGATCCAGGAGTGTGTTTCACTGATTTCAAAGCCTAATTTTATTTCAACACTTTGCTACGCCATCGACAATCCTTTGCACTACCAGAAG AGTTTGAAGCCGTTGGCCCACTTGTTTACTCAGTTGAGTAAAGTTCTCAAGCTAAGCAAGGTTCAAGAA GTGATATTTGGCCTTGCTTTGCTCAATTCGTGCAACGCAGACCTTCGTGGTTTTG CCGCGCAGTTCGTCAAACAAAAGCTCCCTGATCTCCTCCGCTCGTACGTGGACGCGGACCTTGGCGTTAACCAGGAAGGTGGCTTCCAAGATATTGCCATAGAGGTCCTGCACCTGCTCCTCTCCCATCTTCTGTTTGGCCAGAAGGGAGCCAGTGGCGTCGGACAAGAGCAGATTGACGCTTTCCTCAAGACACTGTGCAGAG atttCCCGCAGGCGCGCTGCCCTGTGGTGCTTGCACCGCTGCTGTACCCTGAAAAACGGGACATTCTGATGGACAGGATTCTGCCAGACTCGGGAGAGTTAGCCAAGACCATGATGGAGAGTTCTCTTGCAGAGTTCATGCAGGAAGTTGGCTATGGCTTTTGTGCAAG TCTTGATGAATGCCGCAACATAATTCTGCAGTATGGGGTGCGAGAGGTTACTGCCAGCCAGGTGGCCAGGGTCCTGGGGATGATGGCTCGTACCCACTCTGGCTTGTCTGATGGAATCCCCCTACAG TCCATCTCTGCTCCGGGCAGTGGCATTTGGAGTGATGGAAAGGACAAAAGTGATGGTTCTCAGGCCCACACTTGGAATGTAGAAGTTCTGATTGACGTGGTCAAAGAAGTT AACCCCAATCTGAACTTCAAAGAGGTGACCTACGAGCTCGATCACCCTGGCTTTATGATCCGGGACAGTAAGGGACTTCAGATGGTGGTGTATGGGATCCAGAGGGGCCTGGGCATGGAGGTGTTTCCTGTCGACCTCATCTACCGGCCCTGGAAGCATGCTGAGGGACAG CTGTCATTCATTCAGCACTCCCTCATGAGCCCAGATGTGTTCTGCTTCGCTGACTACCCCTGCCACACCGTAGCCATCGACATACTGAAGGCGCCACCCGAGGACGATAACAGGGAGATAGCCACCTG GAAGAGCCTGGACCTGGTGGAGAGCCTCCTGCGCCTCTCTGAGGTGGGCCAGTACGAGCAGGTGAAGCAGCTCTTCAGTTTCCCCATCAAGCACTGTCCTGACATGCTGGTGCTGGCGCTGCTGCAGATCAGCACCTCCTGGCACACCCTGCGCCACGAGCTCATCTCCACCCTCATGCCCATCTTCCTGGGCAACCATCCCAACTCTGCCATCATCTTGCACTACGCGTGGCACGGACAGGGCCAGTCCCCCTCTATCCGTCAGCTGATCATGCACTCGATGGCAGAGTGGTACATGAGAGGAGAGCAGTACGACCAGGCCAAGCTGTCCCGCATCCTGGATGTGGCCCAGGACTTGAAG tctctttcaATGCTGCTAAATGGTACTCCATTTGCGTTTGTTATTGACCTTGCTGCACTTGCCTCTCGCCGTGAATACCTCAAACTTGACAAATGGCTGACTGACAAAATCCGAGAGCACGGG GAGCCCTTCATCCAGGCATGTGTAACGTTCCTGAAGAGACGCTGTCCCTCTATTATGGGTGGTCTGGCCCCAGAGAAGGACCAGCCCAAAAGTGCCCAGCTCCCCCCGGAAACGATGGCTACCATGCTGGGCTGTCTGCAGTCCTGTGCAGG gAGTGTGTCTCAAGAGCTCTCTGAGACTATCTTGACCATGGTTGCCAACTGTAGCAACGTCATGAACAAAGCCCGCCAGCCACCACCGGGGGTCATGCCAAAGGGACGTGCTCCCAGCACCAGCAGCCTAGACGCCATTTCCCCTGTGCAG ATGGATCCCCTGACAGCCATGGGTTCGCTGAACCTGAGCAGCTCTGCCACCTCTCACACACAGAGCATGCAGGGCTTCCCTACGCCGCTGGGCTCTGCCTTCAGCAACCCCCAGTCCCCAGCTAAGGCCTTCCCTCCActgtccaaccccaaccccagcACACCATTTGGGGGGATTGGAAGCCTCTCTTCACAGCTAG GTCCGCTGGGATCAGGCATTGGTTCTGGTCTTGGAATGCCAGCGGTGAGCAGCGATCCGTTTGGGACGAGGAAGATGAGCACACCGGGCCTGAATCCGACCACCTTTCAGCAGAGTAAGATGAAGGCCT CTGACCTATCTCAGGTGTGGCCTGAGGCTAACCAGCACTTTAGTAAGGAGATTGACGATGAGGCTAACAGTTACTTCCAGCGCATCTACAATCACCCCCCACACCCCACCATGTCTGTGGATGAG GTGCTGGAGATGTTGCAGAGGTTCAAGGACTCCACCATCAAGCGAGAGCGGGAGGTCTTTAACTGTATGCTGAGGAACTTGTTTGAGGAGTACCGCTTCTTCCCCCAGTACCCTGACAAGGAGCTGCACATCACCGCCTGCCTGTTCGGGGGGATCATCGAGAAGGGTCTTGTCACCTACATGGCCCTTGGGCTGGCCCTCAGATATGTCCTTGAAGCCTTAAGGAAGCCATTTGGATCCAAAATGTATTACTTTGGAATCGCTGCTCTAGATAGATTCAAAAATAG GCTGAAGGACTATCCCCAATATTGTCAGCATTTGGCCTCGATCGGCCACTTTCTGCAATTCCCCCTTACTTTACAAGA GTGTGTGCAGTATATCGAGTATGGCCAACAGTCACGGGATCCTCCAGTGAAGATGCAAGGATCCATCACCACCCCTGGGAGCCTGGCGTTGGCTCAAGCTCAGGCCCAGTCTCAGCCTCCCAAAGCCCCCCAGTCTGGACAGCCCAGCACCCTGGTCACCACAGCTACTGCCACCACCACTGTCGCCAAAACCACTACCATCACACGACCTACCCCTGGCAGCTTCAAGAAGGATGTGCCG CCCTCCATCAACACCACAAACATTGACACTCTGCTAGTAGCAACAGACCAAACCGAGAGGATTGTGGAACCCCCAGAAAATGTTCAAGAGAAAATTGCTTTCATCTTCAATAACCTGTCACAATCCAACATGACACAGAAG GTTGAGGAGTTAAAGGAAACTGTGAAAGAGGAGTTTATGCCCTGGGTCTCCCAGTATCTGGTCATGAAGAGGGTCAGCATCGAGCCCAACTTCCACAGCCTATACTCCAACTTTCTAGACACTCTGAAGAACCCTGAGTTTGTCAAAATGGTCCTGAATGAAACTTACAGAAACATCAAG GTTCTCCTTACCTCTGATAAGGCAGCTGCAAACTTCTCTGATCGATCCCTACTGAAGAATTTGGGCCACTGGCTTGGCATGATCACTCTGGCAAAAAACAAGCCCATCCTGTACACG GATTTGGAGGTAAAATCCCTCTTGTTGGAAGCCTATGTCAAGGGGCAGCAGGAGCTACTGTATGTGGTCCCGTTTGTGGCCAAAGTCCTGGAATCCAGTTTGCGTAGCGTG ATCTTCCGACCTCAGAATCCCTGGACCATGGCCATCATGAATGTTCTGGCAGAGTTGCATACGGAACATGATCTGAAG CTGAACTTAAAGTTTGAGATTGAGGTGCTGTGTAAGAACTTATCACTGGACATCAATGACCTGAAGCCTGGCACCCTGCTGAAAGACAAAGACAAGTTGAAGAGTCTGGAGGAGCAGCTCTCTGCACCAAAGAAAGAGGCCAAGCCCCCTGAAGAAATGATCCCTATTGTTAGCACAG GAGACTTTCTTCCATTTGCAGCTGCACCATCCACTCCCGCCCCAACCACCGCTTGCTCAGCTACTGGGCCCCCTACCCCGCAGTTTAGCTATCATGACATCAATGTGTACGCCCTTGCAGGGCTAGCCCCTCACATCAATATCAACATCAAC ATCCCCTTGCTTCAAGCCCACCCTCAGCTCAAGCAGTGTGTGAGACAGTCCATTGAGCGGGCCGTGCAAGAGCTCGTCCACCCCGTAGTGGACCGCTCCATCAAGATCGCCATGACAACCTGCGAGCAGATCGTCAGGAAGGACTTTGCTCTGGACTCGGAGGAGTCGCGCATGCGTGTGGCAGCTCATCATATGATGCGCAACCTGACTGCCGGCATGGCCATGATCACCTGCCGGGAGCCCCTGCTCATGAGCATCGCCACCAACCTGAAGAACAGCTTTGCTGCTGCCCTCAGG GCCCCCACCCCCCAGCAGAGAGAGATGATGGAGGAGGCTGCTGCCAGGGTCGCCCAGGACAACTGTGAGCTGGCCTGCTGCTTCATCCAGaagactgcagtggagaaggctGGCCCAGAGATGGACAAGAGGCTGGCAACG GAGTTTGAGCTGAGGAAGCATGCCCGTCAGGAGGGCCGTCGCTACTGTGACCCCGTTGTGCTGACCTACCAGGCCGAGCGCATGCCAGAGCAGATCAGACTCAAG GTTGGAGGCGTAGACCCCAAACAGCTGGCAGTGTATGAGGAGTTTGCCCGGAATGTTCCAGGCTTCCTACCCAGCAACGACCTGTCTCAGCCCACAGGATTCCTTGCCCAACCCATGAAG caacaggcaTGGGCCACGGATGACGTTGCTCAGATCTATGACAAGTGCATGGCAGACCTGGAGCAGCACCTCCACGCCATCCCTCCCGCGCTGGCCATGAACCCTCAGACCCAGGCTTTGCGCAGCCTGCTGGAGGCCGTGGCCCTAGCCAGGAACTCCCGGGACGGCATCGCCGCTCTGGGCCTGCTGCAGAAG GCTGTGGAGGGTCTGCTGGATGCTACCAGTGGTGCCGATGCTGACTTGCTTCTGCGGTATAGAGAGTGCCACCTGCTGGTGCTCAAAGCCCTCCAGGACGGCCGGGCATACGGGCCACTGTGGTGCAACAAGCAGATTACCAG GTGCCTGATTGAGTGCCGTGATGAGTACAAGTACAACGTGGAGGCTGTGGAGCTGCTGATCAGAAACCACCTGGTCAACATGCAGCAGTATGACCTGCACCTGGCACAG TCTATGGAGAATGGGCTGCACTACATGGCGGTGGCGTTTGCCATGCAGCTGGTGAAGCTGCTGTTGGTGGATGAGCGCAGTGTGAGCCACATTACCGAGGCAGACTTGTTCCACACTATCGAGACTCTGATGCGAACCAGCGCCCACTCCAGGGCCAACGCACCTGAGGG GCTTCCTCAGCTGATGGACGTGGTCCGTTCCAACTACGAGGCCATGATCGACCGGGCCCACGGAGGACCCAACTTTATGATGCACTCTGGCATCTCCCAGGCATCCGAGTACGACGACCCGCCGGGCCTGAGGGAGAAGGCTGAGTACCTGCTGAGGGAATGGGTCAACCTGTACCATTCTGCAGCCGCCGGCCGGGACAGCACCAAGGCCTTCTCTGCCtttgtgggacag ATGCACCAGCAGGGCATTCTGAAGACCGATGACCTGATCACTCGTTTCTTCCGGCTGTGCACGGAGATGTGTGTGGAGATCAGCTACCGTGCGCAggccgagcagcagcacaacccCGCGGCCAGCGCCGCCATCATCAGGGCCAAGTGTTACCACAACCTGGACGCCTTTGTGCGCCTCATCGCCCTGCTGGTCAAGCACTCCGGAGAGGCCACCAACACTGTCACCAAGATCAACCTGCTCAACAAG GTTCTAGGTATTGTGGTTGGAGTGTTGATCCAGGACCATGATGTGAGACAGACTGAGTTCCAGCAGTTGCCTTACCACCGCATCTTCATCATGCTGTTGCTCGAGCTCAATGCCCCCGAGCACGTGCTCGAGACCATCAACTTCCAGACCCTCACCGCCTTCTG CAACACTTTCCACATCCTGAGGCCTACCAAAGCCCCTGGCTTTGTTTACGCTTGGCTGGAGTTGATCTCTCACCGTATCTTCATCGCCAGGATGCTGGCGCACACCCCACAGCAGAAG GGTTGGCCCATGTATGCGCAACTTCTCATTGATCTGTTCAAGTACCTGGCGCCCTTCCTGAGGAATGTTGAGCTTAACAAACCTATGCAAATCCTCTACAAG GGTACCCTGCGCGTCCTTCTGGTCCTACTGCATGACTTCCCAGAGTTCCTGTGCGACTACCACTACGGCTTCTGCGACGTCATCCCGCCCAACTGCATCCAGCTCCGCAACCTGATTCTGAGTGCCTTCCCACGCAACATGAGGCTTCCAGACCCCTTCACTCCCAATCTGAAG GTTGACATGCTCAGCGAGATCAACATCGCTCCGCGCATCCTCACAAACTTCACCGGAGTGATGCCCTCTCAGTTCAAGAAGGATCTGGACTCCTACCTGAAGACACGCTCCCCCGTCACCTTCCTCTCTGAGCTCCGCAGCAATCTGCAG GTGTCAAATGAGCCAGGCAACCGTTACAACATCCAGCTGATCAACGCTCTGGTGCTGTATGTGGGAACCCAGGCCATCGCACACATCCACAACAAGGGCAGCACCCCCTCCATGAGCACCATCACTCACTCAGCCCACATGGACATCTTCCAGAACCTGGCTGTGGACCTGGACACTGAGG GGCGTTATCTCTTCCTGAATGCCATTGCCAATCAGCTGCGCTACCCAAACAGCCACACCCATTACTTCAGCTGCACCATGCTGTACCTGTTTGCTGAGGCCAACACTGAGGCAATCCAGGAGCAGATTACCAG GGTTCTTCTGGAGAGGCTGATTGTGAACAGGCCTCATCCCTGGGGACTGCTCATCACCTTCATCGAGCTCATCAAGAATCCCGCCTTCAAGTTCTGGAGCCACGACTTTGTACACTGTGCCCCGGAGATCGAGAA gttgtTCCAGTCAGTGGCTCAGTGCTGCATGGGGCAAAAGCAGGCTCAGCAGGTGATGGAGGGCACTGGTGccagttag